tagaaaagtaacCGGCTTTCTTAACCATCTAACAATATATTTACAAAGACACAGTTTCGGATTTCTGAGGGGTTTCGAAACTGAGAAGGCTATCCACACATACTCCGGCGCCGTACTTAATTAAGCAGACAATATATTACAGGCTACTGAtgtattttgtgatctgtctaaGGCATTTTACTGTCTAAATCACAATATCTTTTTAAGTAAGGTAGAAGGTTAGAGTGAAACAGGAAATACTGCAACTGGTTGAAATCCTATGTCTCTGACACTAAACAAAGGGTGTCAATAGAAAAGAAACCTGTATTGAGCTACCAGGCATTGTCCAATTGGGAACTAATTATGTGTTGTATCCCACATGATCCAGTCTTAGGGTCCTTCCTTTATCCTGTGTAAACGTTCGACCTTTGATCTATAAcaataccagatgccaagtttgttttgtttgcagcagatacaaaaatttaaataagtaGCAAATCAAATTTAGCCTTagaaacatctgcatctacatagatactccgctagCATCACTATAATGCCTGCTGGAGAATACtgtgtatcactactagtcatttccttctctgttccactggcaaacagagcgaggaaaaacaactgtatatatgcctctgtacgatctgtaacctctctaatcttatcttcatggtccttacgcggaaTGTGCGTTGACGGcagtgcagtcagcctcaaatgaccgttaatgaaattttcatggacattaataggTGCTTCGCAGCTTATCTTTGGAAAACACACTATATGCATTTCAAAATTTGTAAGGGCTTTCCTTCCCCCAATACATTCTTAAAGTCTGATGACAAGCAGAcagaagaagttgacagtgttaacCTCTTGGTATTAAAGTTTGATAAAAATGTCTGGCCTACTGtacttgcttactttcattccacagtgtcatatgggattattttttggcaGTAACTCATCAAGTCAAGCTAAAGTTTGTAAAGCCCAAAAACATGCAATAAGAAGTAGTTGTTGTATGAACTCAAGAACAatctgcagaggcctgtttaggaaaCTGCTTCCTAATATATTTATTCTATAAGGAaacttgtcattaaaatatatcctTTTTCAGACCAAAAGCTCATTTCGTGGAATCaatgctagaaataagaataatctccaCATAAAGTCGTTTGTTTTAGTTCAGATAGGTGTCCGTTATTCGGAAACACAGATTTTCAGTAACTTGCTCGTATCCAcaaaaaactgtgtgcctgaccagaACTCGAAATTGGGACATTTGCTGTGGCTagaccatgtctccacaatatcatttcttccaggggTGTTGCTCTTGCAACTCTTACAACTTACGCAggagaagttctgtgaagtttggaaggtaggtgacgaggtactagCGCAAGGAAAGCCGTGAGGGCGAATCATaaatcgttcttgggtagctcagacgataGAGTGCTTTACCGCGAAAGGCAAATTTCCCAGGTTCGTGTCCTGgaccggcaaacagttttaatctgccaggaagtttcatatcagcgcacactctgttgcagagtgaaaatttatcctGGAGTCATAAATAGTTTAAttagtaataaatttcagtttaagaggagaCTAAAGATTGAGCCGGTGGCAAACTCTTTCTACTCcatcgatggtagagcacttgctcacgaaaggcaaaggtcccgagttcgagtctcggtcgggcacacagttttaatctgccaggaagtttcatatcagcgcacactccgctgcagagtgaaaatttcattccagttgCTTTCTTCGTATATTACCTTGATACTGTTGTTCTGAAGGCTCACACTTGCTGTACTTTTCAGGGGATCACGAGCGTAACAGCGGTTATTTGGGTGGCTTCCCCGCTGGTTCATCTGGTCGTCAACATGGACACTGAGGCCTCTTCCGGAAATCCTCGGCCACTGCCGCTGCCTGCCTGGTTACCACTGGACATCTACGCATCTCCCACATATGAGCTACTCTACATGATGCAAGTTCTGTGCCTAATAGTCCCGTCTGTAGCCACTGTATCCTCTGACTGCGTCTTTATTGACCTGATGCTGAGGGTTGCTGCCGAGTTAGAGATTCTGAACGACAACATTTCTAGTTTGCGTAAAATGAAAGTTTCAGCAAAATCCAACGAGTACATGTCAAGCAGTTTGGCCTCCGATTTTGAGGTGCATCTACAGCTTTCGAAGAATGTCAAGCACCACCAGGCAATTCTTAGGTTTGTATAATCCGAAATTTTGTTCAATTTCGTGATTTTTGTTGGTTAACGTTGTATTGTCATTGGGATGGTGCTCAAGACACAACTAAACTCAATCCAGTGGAAATTCAGAGCTCACCATAAACTGGTGTTGTAAGACAaaatataaggggtgatcaaaaagtttccctttGAGGTCGTTACTGTAGCATATATGCAAGGCAGTGCGACTCCGATGAGGATATATAACCACCAAAATGTAGTCAAATGACTGGTGTGCGGCAAATGCGCGGACGTGAACTGGGaccacgttattaccaaatgcgtccaaacaggagcaACGTGTTGTTAcctttttcttggctgccgaaggacaatcaccagcagacatccatcagagaattaAGAATGTGTACAGTGGGCGAGCATGTCTGTCGAAGACCATCGGTGTGGAATGATGCGCCATGTTCCATGTCGGTCGCGATTCGGCACATGACCGTCCCATATCGCAAATGATGTAGCGCATAAGTTACTCCAACTCAAGTGGGTGACGCTCGAGCCCTCGCCCTATAGTCCTGTTCTCTCTCCATATGATTgacacgccttcggtcccttaaaaaaaaaaggaattaaaggGTCAATGATTCCTGCCGGACAAGGAAGTGCTGTCGACGGTTATGGCattcttcacgcagcagaacacggtgctttaccaaacaggtatcttcaaccagATGCATcagtaggatgattgcctcaatactcATAGCAATTCTGCTTGATTGACATACCGGTTATGGACTACGGCCTTCCAATGGAAACTTTTTGGTTGTCCCTTATATGTGATAAGCAGTGTTTTAAAATGTTCTCTTGTtctcatatttgtttacaaataaattttgtaGATGAGCTAATCTCCATTTCAGCCCAGCGGGCTGATGACAGTTTTGtagtgcggctcgtcccggcggaggttcgaatcctccctcgggcatgggtgtgtgtgtttgtccttaggataatttaggttaagtagtgtctaggcttagggactgatgaccttagcagttaagtcccataagatttcccacacgtttgaacgtttttctttaacaatttcgtaGACTGTTTTCAAGAGAAGAATAAGTGAGTCTAATGTTTTTCCTATCGATACTGTATTGATGGTATATGTGTTGCAATAGTGgagaaaatataatttttctgaAGGACAAAGAGGATGACAACTGGACAGTGAACACCAGCAAATTGAAGTGGAAGTCGATGGGAACTTCACGTTATTCCTCCGTTGTGTCGTAATGACAGTACCAGTGAATGGTGTAACATACCAGCACGGTTAGCGATTATAGTAAGGTTAAAATGATGAGCCTTTCTCTGCATCACGTCACAGTAATATTCTTGGGAAAGATGAAACCCATTTGATGCAGTCGACCCCTGTACGGATTTAGAGCCTCATAATATAAGTAAAAATTTGCGCATAGTGTGTATGAAGTGGTAAAAACTCGTTTAGTAATTTCAAAATCGGATGGTTTACAAACTTATGGATATGTAACACGCATAATAATTGTTAAAAGTTATGggattacaaaattttagttcagataATCAAAGCGGAACAACAGTTAACTGCACTATGTTCCCAGTCACTAATGAATGTCGAACCGCACACTCTAAGCAAGACAGGCGTTCCTGTGTGTAAAAGTCATTTTGGATTAAAATATATCGATTATTTTGACCAGGAAGAAACTTTCATTCCGCTGCAGAGGTTGGTTGTTTTCAGAATTCTTCGCACTTTTAACCCTTGTTCAGAGCCACTGCTAAAACTCTGAAACTTTCCTTTTGCAAAcagtgctcttaccaactgagtttGAGAGAGGATGAATCACTCTCTCACTATTTTCCATATTCAAGGCTTctctttaatgttgattttatatCCAAGACATTATTTTTGTGAGACGGCAGGTAGTTAATCAACATGAGCAGACACTGATGGAAGCATGTACGTTGTTAATTTGTTAATGCCTGCGGGATCTTTATGGTGGCTCTCCTTCAAATAGTTTTTTCCGGAGTCAGAAGAACATGCAGTTTGGTCATTTGACAataaatcttgcagtggacgttGGGGACTTGGTAGCCACGTGCAGCTATTAGGAAAAGAAACATCTTGAAGCACTTACCAGAAACAGAAcgctggtcccaagaatttcttGGACAAGTGTGCAGTCAATGATTTCGGCCAAAGAGACGAAAAAACTGACTGCCTCGGACTACCTCTAGCCTCTAGCCCTGGCAGGTTCAGGGGCGCAGGAGGAATTTAGGTTGCCCAGCCGAGGCGTTTCGACAGTGTCGTAAACGCGCTTTTTTAACAGGGATGACagccataaatggttcaaatggctccaagcactattggacttagcatctgaggtcatcagtcccctagacttagaactacgtaaacctaacacatccatgcccgaggcaggaatcgaacctgcgaccgttgcagccgcgtggttccggactgaagcgcctagaaccggtgggccacagcggctggcgatgacagccataaaaattcacaagtttctaTGTTCACTTTGGACAGAACATTATCAAGGGAGCCTTCAAGTGGTATTATCCCTCAGTCTGCCGAGTTTTTTGGGAACCCTCAGGCCTTCAAACTACTTTTAGAATGGAACACAACATTTATGGCGACTCTGAAATGGTTCCTGTTGGGACACAAAAGCGCTTCTCATTGTTTAGCCGAGTCACCGGGTCAGACACACTATAACATTCTGCCAATCAAGTTGTGTTGTTCACTTTAGGGCTAAACGGAAACTCAAAACACGCTGCCTACATGGCCACGAGAAAAAAAACAATTCGGGAGCTCAATGCCATATCCTCTCTGTGCAAAAAACTTACAAATCAGGAATTGGCTGCTTCTCCAGAAAAGGGAAAAACATTGTTAAGTATGATTAGGATTGGCTGATGGGTAGAGCAGATGAATTAGAGAGGAGACACGGAGCTCGTGGAATTTGTGATTGGTACGAAATCATTGTGAGAGCAGTTGTGCG
This sequence is a window from Schistocerca serialis cubense isolate TAMUIC-IGC-003099 chromosome 7, iqSchSeri2.2, whole genome shotgun sequence. Protein-coding genes within it:
- the LOC126413047 gene encoding uncharacterized protein LOC126413047 — protein: MASRDPDVGAVLGPSATLLRLQGLWTPPGGGRTAATAFAAAVSLALACGLVTMSLLKLLMDRPRELEELVACIFNVTMHGEMLIKLLCFVAQGPTLRELVQLLSEIWKANSSSERSEDIRRRYRRLGDRLFLALVGITSVTAVIWVASPLVHLVVNMDTEASSGNPRPLPLPAWLPLDIYASPTYELLYMMQVLCLIVPSVATVSSDCVFIDLMLRVAAELEILNDNISSLRKMKVSAKSNEYMSSSLASDFEVHLQLSKNVKHHQAILRFV